One Candidatus Leptovillus gracilis DNA segment encodes these proteins:
- a CDS encoding SDR family NAD(P)-dependent oxidoreductase, whose protein sequence is MLELDLDLEADLGIDTVKQAETFAAIREEFSIPARSDLNLRAYNTLEKVVGFVREMRPDLAASSESPAASSESPVASAPVSPSPALPLSPSSSADSIASQVLALVAEQTGYPEDMLEMDLDMEADLGIDTVKQAETFAAIRETFAIPARSDLNLRAYNTLEKVVGFVREMRPDLAASSESPAASSGSPAASAPVSPSPALPLSPSANSIASQVLALVAEQTGYPEDMLELDLDMEADLGIDTVKQAETFAAIRQTFDIPRRDDLNLRAYNTLERVIEFVREMRPDLAVGSQPEVVSQPPAAQALVTPPPQQPQVAHPLAPTSAYRLEDADMMPRRVATAVLRPSLALCKATGVVLDETSRVMVASDEGGVGKSLTGRLRKLGVTVLSLEANKATDLVEKQLAIWLAEGPVQGVYWLPALDAEPAIDEMDLATWRELNRVRVKNLYATMRALYEAVNAPGTFLVAATRMGGLHGYGPEGASAPLGGGVTGFSKAYKRERPDVLVKAVDFEASRKTAQPADLLIAETLSDPGVVEVGYVDDQRFTVTFVEKPAADGSTGLALGRDTVFVVTGAAGGITSEIIADLAANSGGAFYLLDLVAEPRRDDRRIALFRSDKEALKQELIEEMKAAGERPTPAAIEKKLMTIERDEAALRTIETVEAAGGAAHYHSVNLLDGAAVTAVIEDVRQRYGRIDVLVHAGGIEISKILPDKPAEQFNLVYDIKADGFFSLLNAAKGLPIGATVVFSSVAGRFGNNGQTDYSAANDLLCKLTSSLRTTRPDTKGIAIDWTAWGGIGMASRGSLPKIMAMAGIDMLPPEAGVPTVRRELVAGAFRGEIVVGGALGMMAAEYDETGGLDLAKAEEFLTQRRKGAELLMIGEVKAAKLYGGLQVETTLDPAVQPFLFDHAPDEGTPWLPGVMATEALAELATVLVPGYAVTAVTDEQMSGAFKFFRNEPRTLHLNAIISPAGDGQLVAATTLRSITPPAREGLPQREQQHFAANVWLATAAPTTPAITFTPPAVGSLPTTASEIYKVFFHGPAYQVLAGAKVEGMTAVGLMADNLPPNTHPADAKTLLAPRLVELCFQLAALWNLETQNAMGFPLGFASVTAYRQPEEAAGRRLYALLNTADGEHFDVQVVDETGQVYVALRQYRTVARPG, encoded by the coding sequence TCTGCTGATTCCATCGCCAGCCAGGTCCTCGCCCTGGTGGCCGAGCAAACGGGCTACCCGGAAGACATGCTGGAGATGGACCTGGACATGGAAGCCGACCTGGGCATTGACACGGTGAAACAGGCGGAAACTTTTGCCGCCATTCGGGAAACCTTTGCCATCCCGGCGCGCAGCGACCTGAACCTGCGCGCCTACAACACCCTGGAAAAGGTGGTAGGCTTCGTCCGCGAAATGCGACCGGATTTGGCAGCAAGCAGCGAATCGCCAGCAGCGAGCAGCGGATCGCCAGCAGCAAGCGCCCCCGTCTCCCCCTCGCCCGCTCTCCCGCTCTCCCCCTCTGCCAATTCCATCGCCAGCCAGGTCCTCGCCCTGGTGGCCGAGCAAACTGGCTACCCGGAAGACATGCTGGAACTGGACCTGGACATGGAAGCCGACCTGGGCATTGACACGGTGAAACAGGCGGAAACCTTCGCTGCTATCCGCCAAACCTTCGACATCCCGCGCCGCGACGACCTGAACCTGCGGGCTTACAACACCCTGGAACGGGTGATCGAGTTTGTGCGCGAAATGCGGCCGGATTTGGCTGTTGGCTCTCAGCCGGAAGTTGTTAGCCAGCCGCCAGCGGCGCAAGCCCTTGTCACCCCCCCACCGCAGCAACCGCAGGTTGCCCATCCCCTCGCCCCCACATCCGCCTACCGCCTGGAAGACGCCGACATGATGCCGCGCCGGGTGGCAACGGCCGTGTTACGGCCGTCGCTCGCCCTGTGCAAAGCCACCGGCGTGGTGTTAGATGAAACCAGCCGGGTCATGGTCGCCAGCGACGAAGGCGGCGTCGGCAAATCCCTCACCGGCCGTCTGCGCAAATTAGGCGTCACGGTGCTGAGCCTGGAAGCCAACAAAGCGACCGACCTGGTAGAAAAGCAGTTGGCAATCTGGCTGGCCGAGGGGCCGGTGCAGGGCGTCTATTGGCTGCCCGCGCTGGACGCAGAACCGGCCATCGACGAGATGGACCTGGCGACGTGGCGCGAGTTAAACCGCGTGCGCGTCAAGAATCTCTACGCCACCATGCGCGCCCTCTACGAAGCAGTCAACGCGCCGGGGACCTTCCTGGTGGCGGCGACGCGCATGGGCGGGCTGCATGGCTACGGGCCGGAAGGCGCGTCGGCTCCGTTGGGCGGCGGCGTGACCGGCTTCAGCAAAGCCTACAAACGAGAACGCCCCGACGTGTTGGTGAAGGCTGTGGACTTTGAAGCCAGCCGCAAAACGGCGCAGCCGGCCGACCTGCTCATCGCCGAAACCCTGAGCGACCCTGGCGTGGTGGAAGTGGGCTACGTGGACGATCAGCGTTTCACGGTGACATTTGTGGAAAAACCGGCGGCCGACGGTTCAACGGGTCTGGCCCTGGGCCGCGACACCGTGTTTGTGGTGACGGGCGCGGCCGGCGGCATTACCAGTGAAATCATCGCCGATCTGGCGGCCAACAGCGGCGGCGCGTTTTACCTGCTGGATTTGGTGGCCGAACCACGTCGGGACGACCGGCGTATCGCCCTGTTCCGCAGCGATAAAGAGGCGTTGAAGCAGGAGTTGATTGAGGAAATGAAAGCGGCCGGGGAGCGCCCCACACCGGCGGCCATCGAGAAAAAACTGATGACCATCGAGCGGGACGAGGCAGCGCTGCGAACCATCGAAACGGTAGAAGCGGCCGGCGGTGCGGCCCATTATCACAGCGTGAATTTGCTGGATGGGGCGGCGGTAACGGCCGTGATTGAAGATGTGCGCCAGCGATACGGCCGTATAGACGTGCTGGTCCACGCCGGCGGCATCGAAATCAGCAAAATTCTGCCGGACAAACCGGCCGAACAATTCAACCTGGTCTACGACATCAAAGCCGATGGCTTCTTTAGCTTGCTGAACGCCGCCAAAGGGCTGCCCATCGGCGCGACGGTGGTCTTTAGCTCGGTGGCCGGCCGCTTTGGCAACAACGGCCAGACCGACTACAGCGCCGCCAACGACCTGTTGTGCAAGCTTACCAGCAGCCTGCGTACCACCCGGCCAGACACCAAAGGCATCGCCATAGATTGGACGGCCTGGGGCGGCATCGGCATGGCTTCGCGCGGCTCGCTGCCCAAGATTATGGCAATGGCCGGGATAGACATGCTGCCGCCAGAGGCGGGCGTGCCAACCGTGCGCCGCGAACTGGTGGCCGGTGCCTTCAGGGGTGAGATTGTCGTGGGCGGCGCGCTGGGTATGATGGCCGCCGAGTATGACGAGACGGGCGGCCTGGATTTGGCGAAGGCAGAAGAGTTTTTAACGCAGAGGCGCAAAGGCGCAGAGTTACTGATGATTGGTGAGGTGAAAGCGGCGAAGTTGTATGGCGGGTTGCAGGTGGAGACGACGCTGGACCCGGCGGTGCAGCCATTTTTGTTTGACCATGCGCCAGACGAGGGCACGCCCTGGCTGCCCGGCGTGATGGCCACGGAAGCGCTGGCTGAGTTGGCGACGGTGTTGGTTCCGGGGTATGCAGTAACGGCCGTTACCGATGAACAGATGTCTGGCGCGTTTAAGTTCTTCCGCAACGAGCCGCGCACACTGCACCTGAACGCCATCATCAGCCCGGCCGGTGACGGGCAACTGGTGGCCGCGACTACCTTGCGCTCGATTACGCCACCGGCGCGGGAAGGCTTGCCGCAGCGCGAACAGCAGCACTTTGCCGCCAACGTCTGGCTGGCGACGGCCGCGCCGACGACGCCCGCCATCACCTTTACGCCGCCAGCGGTGGGCAGTTTGCCGACAACGGCGAGCGAGATTTACAAAGTGTTCTTCCACGGACCGGCCTATCAGGTGTTGGCCGGGGCCAAGGTGGAGGGGATGACGGCCGTTGGCCTGATGGCCGACAATCTGCCGCCCAACACCCATCCAGCCGACGCCAAAACGCTGCTGGCCCCGCGCCTGGTGGAGTTGTGCTTCCAACTGGCGGCGCTGTGGAACCTGGAAACGCAAAACGCGATGGGCTTCCCGCTCGGCTTTGCCTCTGTCACTGCCTATCGCCAGCCGGAAGAAGCGGCCGGACGGCGGTTGTATGCTCTGCTAAACACGGCCGATGGCGAACATTTCGATGTGCAGGTGGTGGACGAAACTGGTCAGGTCTACGTGGCTCTGCGGCAGTACCGCACCGTCGCCAGACCCGGCTAA
- a CDS encoding 4'-phosphopantetheinyl transferase superfamily protein, with protein MIHWLVQSSDHSPDFQVGAPLGGVLHPGEQAKLATLKTEKRRRDWLLGRWTAKRLIQSIVQEHLAQTLALPAIEIRNGSKGDPVVNGQLSMVNGQWSTDNGQSSIDNLQAFLTLSISHAHGHAFCAVVERPHWPIGADIEWVEQRSPVFVADYFTAAEQALVAQAADEAMRDVLVTAVWSAKEAVLKALHLGLTVDTCSVECLIEPVAQRPSAWTPFVVRCDNGRLPQPAPQFSGWWRTWENFVLTLVVEEEGG; from the coding sequence ATGATTCATTGGCTGGTCCAATCTTCAGATCATTCACCAGACTTCCAGGTTGGCGCGCCGTTAGGCGGCGTGCTGCATCCTGGCGAGCAGGCCAAGTTGGCGACGCTGAAGACGGAGAAGCGGCGGCGGGACTGGCTGTTGGGCCGCTGGACGGCCAAGCGCCTGATTCAGAGCATTGTCCAGGAGCATCTGGCGCAGACGTTGGCGCTGCCAGCGATTGAAATACGCAACGGCAGCAAGGGCGACCCGGTTGTTAATGGTCAATTGTCAATGGTTAATGGTCAATGGTCCACCGACAACGGGCAGTCGTCTATTGACAATCTGCAGGCGTTTTTGACTTTGTCTATCAGCCATGCGCATGGTCATGCGTTTTGCGCGGTGGTGGAACGGCCGCATTGGCCCATTGGCGCGGATATTGAGTGGGTGGAGCAGCGCTCGCCGGTGTTTGTGGCCGATTATTTCACGGCGGCGGAGCAGGCGCTGGTGGCCCAGGCGGCCGATGAAGCGATGCGTGATGTGTTGGTAACGGCCGTGTGGAGCGCCAAAGAAGCGGTCTTAAAAGCGCTGCACCTGGGGTTGACGGTGGACACCTGTTCTGTGGAATGTCTGATTGAACCGGTGGCGCAACGGCCGTCTGCCTGGACGCCGTTTGTGGTGCGCTGCGATAACGGCCGTTTGCCCCAACCGGCTCCCCAGTTCAGCGGTTGGTGGCGCACCTGGGAAAATTTTGTGTTGACATTGGTGGTCGAGGAAGAGGGTGGATAG
- a CDS encoding acyl-CoA carboxylase subunit beta codes for MDDYLQDLRQRKTIALGTEEEAERQHSKGRLTARERIDLLFDPGTFEEIDSLVLPRFETYLGGKESRYGDGVVTGFGLINGRHVFIAAQDVSVMGGSLGEMHANKIVKAMRMALQYGAPFIALNDSGGARIQEGVDSLGGYARIFDANCEASGVIPQLSLIMGPCAGGAVYSPALTDFVFMTQNSFMFITGPDVVKSVMQENVSLEDLGGGLIHSHESGVCHFLTPDDRACLNRTRQLLSYLPSNNKEDPPYIPPVDDPNRRCPELETIVPTDPHKPYDVHQVIHSIVDDGAFFEVHQLWAENMVVGFARLNGWVIGIVANQPMVLAGCIDIKASIKTAHFIRICDAYNIPILTLQDVPGFLPGTDQEYGGIIRNGARMIYAYSEATVPKLMVILRKSYGGAYCVMSSKGLRGDLLYAWPNAEIAVMGAEGAVNILFRRELKAAQDSKAEREKLVDNYERNFNNPYVAASRGLIDEVIEPKDTRRILIRALEVSLSKRERHVPRKHGISPM; via the coding sequence ATGGATGATTATCTACAGGATTTGCGTCAGCGGAAGACGATAGCTCTGGGCACAGAGGAAGAAGCTGAACGGCAGCACAGCAAAGGGCGACTGACGGCCCGCGAACGCATTGACCTGTTGTTTGACCCCGGCACGTTTGAGGAGATAGATTCGTTGGTGCTGCCCCGGTTTGAGACCTATCTGGGCGGAAAAGAGTCCCGCTATGGCGATGGCGTGGTGACCGGTTTCGGGTTGATAAACGGCCGTCACGTCTTCATCGCCGCCCAAGATGTCTCCGTCATGGGTGGGTCGTTGGGTGAAATGCACGCCAACAAAATCGTCAAAGCGATGCGCATGGCGCTGCAATATGGCGCACCCTTCATCGCCCTCAACGATTCCGGCGGCGCGCGCATCCAGGAAGGCGTGGACAGCCTCGGCGGCTACGCCCGTATCTTCGACGCCAACTGCGAAGCCTCTGGCGTGATTCCCCAACTCTCCCTCATCATGGGGCCGTGCGCTGGTGGCGCTGTTTACTCCCCTGCGCTCACCGATTTTGTGTTCATGACCCAAAACAGCTTCATGTTCATCACCGGCCCAGACGTGGTCAAATCAGTCATGCAAGAGAACGTCAGCCTGGAAGACCTGGGCGGCGGCCTGATCCACAGCCACGAAAGCGGCGTTTGCCACTTTCTTACCCCCGATGATCGCGCCTGCCTGAACCGCACACGGCAGCTTCTCAGCTATTTGCCCTCCAACAACAAAGAAGACCCGCCCTACATCCCGCCGGTAGATGATCCCAACCGGCGCTGCCCGGAACTGGAAACCATCGTCCCGACCGATCCCCATAAACCGTATGACGTGCATCAAGTCATTCATAGTATTGTAGATGATGGCGCATTTTTTGAAGTCCATCAGTTGTGGGCTGAGAATATGGTGGTTGGTTTTGCCCGGCTCAATGGCTGGGTGATCGGCATCGTCGCCAATCAGCCGATGGTTCTGGCGGGCTGCATAGACATCAAGGCCTCCATTAAGACGGCCCACTTCATTCGCATTTGCGACGCTTACAATATCCCAATCCTGACACTGCAAGATGTGCCCGGCTTCTTGCCCGGTACCGATCAGGAGTATGGCGGCATCATCCGCAATGGGGCGCGCATGATTTACGCTTACAGCGAGGCGACTGTGCCCAAGCTGATGGTTATTTTGCGTAAAAGTTATGGTGGCGCATACTGCGTGATGAGCAGCAAAGGGCTGCGCGGCGATTTGCTCTACGCCTGGCCCAATGCCGAGATCGCTGTGATGGGCGCGGAAGGGGCGGTGAACATCCTTTTCCGGCGCGAACTGAAGGCGGCGCAGGATTCCAAAGCGGAACGAGAGAAATTGGTAGACAACTACGAACGCAATTTCAACAATCCTTACGTCGCCGCGTCGCGGGGTCTGATTGACGAGGTGATCGAGCCAAAAGACACCCGACGCATCTTGATCCGCGCTCTGGAAGTCTCTTTGTCTAAACGCGAACGGCATGTGCCGCGGAAGCACGGGATTTCGCCGATGTAG
- a CDS encoding biotin carboxylase — MFKKILIANRGEIATRIIMTCREMGLYAIALYEAPDQGSRHVRIADECVLLDSPRGFLDQEAILRIAQEVGAEAIHPGYGYLAEEPDFVAACGAAGIVFVGPGTAVLHTLRNKIEALAKARAAGFPVVDYAPVSFDEGDFKALEVAAEMIGYPLVVKSCSGGRGLAERLLKSPLYLEATVERAQMESQALYGNRRVYLEKAILPAHQIGVQILADKQGNIIHLGEREGSLQYSSRKVVEEAPAPCLTQALRERIWAAAVGIARLFHYENAGTVEFLVDGDGNFYFTEIKARIQVEHPLTEMVTRLDLVREQIRIAAGEPLGQTQADVRLDGWAILCRIHAEDPWRRLPSPGQMRRVRLPGGPEVRVDTYVYSECDVPAKYDSLIAKLTVWGEDREQCLARVRRAVEDFQLVGTPTNLPLLQHVLCSEAFAHGRYDTNLLTTEFTCEPQRESYFSDLAVIAAMLYVRRNQMFRPSVPPRALNAWHQDSRRLPE, encoded by the coding sequence ATGTTCAAGAAGATTTTGATCGCCAATCGTGGCGAAATTGCGACCCGGATTATTATGACCTGCCGCGAGATGGGTTTGTATGCCATTGCGTTGTATGAGGCGCCAGACCAGGGTTCGCGGCATGTGCGTATTGCTGACGAATGTGTGTTATTGGATTCGCCCAGGGGATTTTTGGATCAGGAAGCAATTTTGCGTATTGCCCAGGAGGTTGGAGCTGAGGCAATCCACCCTGGTTATGGCTATCTGGCGGAAGAGCCAGATTTTGTGGCGGCGTGTGGGGCGGCGGGGATTGTGTTTGTGGGGCCGGGTACGGCCGTTTTGCACACCCTGCGCAATAAAATTGAAGCCCTGGCCAAAGCGCGCGCTGCCGGTTTCCCGGTGGTAGATTACGCGCCCGTCTCCTTCGATGAAGGAGATTTTAAGGCGCTAGAAGTAGCCGCGGAGATGATTGGTTATCCGCTGGTGGTGAAATCGTGCAGCGGCGGGCGTGGGTTGGCCGAGCGGCTGTTAAAAAGCCCCCTTTATTTGGAAGCAACGGTGGAGCGGGCGCAAATGGAGTCGCAGGCGCTGTATGGCAACCGGCGCGTCTATCTGGAGAAGGCGATCTTGCCCGCGCACCAGATTGGCGTGCAGATTTTGGCTGACAAACAAGGCAACATTATCCACCTGGGCGAGCGGGAAGGCTCGCTGCAATACAGCAGCCGCAAAGTGGTGGAGGAAGCCCCGGCGCCCTGCCTGACACAGGCTTTGCGCGAAAGAATCTGGGCAGCGGCCGTTGGCATTGCCCGGCTGTTCCATTATGAAAACGCCGGCACGGTGGAGTTTCTGGTGGATGGCGACGGGAACTTTTATTTTACCGAGATTAAAGCGCGTATTCAGGTGGAACATCCACTGACGGAGATGGTGACACGTCTGGACCTGGTGCGTGAACAAATTCGCATTGCGGCCGGCGAGCCGTTGGGACAGACGCAAGCCGATGTGCGGCTGGACGGATGGGCGATTTTGTGCCGGATTCATGCCGAGGACCCCTGGCGGCGGCTGCCCAGCCCTGGCCAGATGCGGCGGGTACGGCTGCCGGGCGGCCCTGAAGTGCGGGTGGATACCTACGTGTATTCAGAATGTGATGTCCCGGCCAAGTATGATTCGTTGATCGCCAAACTGACAGTTTGGGGTGAAGACCGGGAACAATGTCTGGCGCGGGTGCGGCGGGCAGTGGAAGATTTCCAGTTGGTGGGCACACCCACCAATCTGCCGCTGTTGCAGCATGTGTTGTGTTCGGAGGCGTTTGCACACGGCCGTTATGACACAAATCTACTTACCACCGAATTCACCTGTGAACCACAGCGCGAATCTTACTTTAGCGACCTGGCGGTGATTGCGGCCATGTTGTATGTGCGGCGCAACCAGATGTTCCGCCCCAGTGTGCCGCCACGCGCCTTAAACGCCTGGCATCAGGACAGCCGGAGATTGCCAGAGTAA
- a CDS encoding biotin/lipoyl-binding protein — protein MHKLAVTIDDQMYEIEASVFPQNEETFTLKVNGQPVTVRIPELAAAFLEMEWMVVDGRPYEVTFHPKLDWIKAYGGLHTLEVRDMVGAAVPPVGSSDGRVKAPIPGLITRVMVSKGQNVEVGEPLLILEAMKMENEIRAPRAGVVTALPVEINQTVLREQVLVEIG, from the coding sequence ATGCATAAATTAGCCGTCACGATTGACGATCAGATGTATGAAATTGAAGCCAGTGTATTTCCGCAAAACGAAGAGACGTTTACGCTGAAGGTGAATGGGCAGCCGGTTACGGTGCGCATTCCAGAATTAGCAGCGGCGTTTTTGGAGATGGAGTGGATGGTGGTAGACGGCCGTCCGTATGAAGTAACTTTCCACCCTAAACTGGACTGGATTAAAGCCTATGGTGGTTTGCACACACTGGAAGTGCGCGATATGGTTGGCGCAGCCGTGCCGCCGGTTGGCAGCAGCGACGGCCGTGTCAAAGCGCCCATCCCCGGCCTGATCACCCGCGTCATGGTGAGCAAAGGACAAAACGTGGAAGTGGGTGAACCGCTGCTCATTCTGGAAGCGATGAAGATGGAAAATGAGATTCGCGCCCCACGCGCCGGGGTGGTTACGGCGCTGCCAGTGGAGATAAATCAGACGGTATTGCGCGAGCAGGTATTGGTGGAGATTGGGTAA
- a CDS encoding type II toxin-antitoxin system RelE/ParE family toxin, with the protein MYRIVFTKQADKTLRKLPRPAAQLLAEKLSLLAKNPYANHNNVTKLQNREGYRLRVGDWRVIYDVIDDELVVLVLKIGPRGSV; encoded by the coding sequence GTGTACCGCATTGTTTTCACAAAGCAGGCTGACAAAACCTTAAGAAAGCTGCCTCGCCCGGCAGCACAGCTTCTTGCTGAAAAGCTGTCGTTGCTGGCGAAAAACCCCTACGCCAACCACAACAACGTCACTAAATTGCAGAATAGAGAGGGGTATCGCCTCCGGGTAGGCGACTGGCGAGTGATTTACGATGTAATAGACGACGAGTTGGTCGTCCTGGTGTTAAAAATCGGACCTCGTGGGAGTGTGTAG
- a CDS encoding helix-turn-helix transcriptional regulator: MTVQIIQKNEEPEWAVLPYETYLQLVEDAQMLQDILDYDAAKRAIAQGEELIPGEITFAILEGANPTKVWREYRGLTQQQLAVAAGISKSYLSQIETGQRTGSVDVLLQIATALRVDLEDIVS; the protein is encoded by the coding sequence ATGACTGTGCAAATCATTCAGAAAAACGAAGAACCGGAGTGGGCGGTGTTGCCCTATGAAACCTACTTGCAGTTAGTAGAAGATGCGCAGATGCTGCAAGATATTCTCGACTATGATGCGGCCAAAAGAGCTATCGCTCAGGGCGAAGAATTGATTCCAGGGGAAATTACTTTCGCCATTTTGGAGGGAGCCAACCCAACGAAAGTGTGGCGTGAATATCGTGGCCTGACGCAACAACAATTGGCCGTCGCCGCCGGTATCAGCAAATCTTACTTATCGCAAATCGAAACCGGCCAGCGGACTGGTTCGGTGGATGTGTTGTTGCAGATTGCCACAGCCCTGCGTGTAGACTTAGAAGACATTGTGTCGTAA
- a CDS encoding acetyl-CoA carboxylase biotin carboxylase subunit — MITSILIANRGEIACRIIRTCRQLGIRTIAVYSDADEGARHVRLADEAVHIGAAPAGESYLAMDKIIAAAHRAQADAIHPGFGFLAENAAFAQAVADAGLIFIGPSPAAMAAMGNKRAAKELVTAAGVPTVPGYGGADQSDGRLQQEAARIGYPILVKAAAGGGGKGMRAVADPAHLDDALASARREAQQAFGSDELLLEKLLVQPRHIEFQVMGDTHGNVVHLGERECSIQRRHQKVIEETPSPALTPELRERMGATAVAAAQSVQYTNAGTVEMLLDAAGNFYFLEMNTRLQVEHPVTEMVTGLDLVEWQIKVAEGQPLPLTQAKITLRGHAIEARVYAENPANDFLPVTGEILLWREPTGDGVRVDSGLLPQDAVSIHYDPMLAKVIAHGEDRAAAVRRLLRALETTTLLGLTTNLPFLQDILRHPAFQSGDLHTGFIGQHLAEWQPPTGDVELALLAAASAQTLRQPQTVTSTTFWRNNPNAPQRYRYTVNRDPLVVNREVVEVQLMPQPRQANRFQAKIHMGDSSTDYELRMTAYGIQNSEHDMLTLTVNGRRQTLPLILTASRVWVHTRTGVVDLEIVPLLPKPHPSAEAGGSLRAPMPGSVLAVLVRVGDRVTEGQPLMKLEAMKMEHTIRTAADGIVEAIYFRPGDTVEAEAQLLKIRDVGEGE; from the coding sequence ATGATTACATCCATTCTCATCGCCAATCGCGGCGAAATCGCCTGCCGCATTATCCGCACGTGCCGCCAATTGGGCATTCGCACCATCGCCGTCTATTCCGACGCCGATGAGGGGGCGCGTCACGTCCGGCTGGCCGACGAGGCCGTCCACATCGGCGCGGCCCCGGCCGGCGAATCCTACCTGGCGATGGACAAAATCATCGCCGCCGCCCACCGCGCCCAGGCTGACGCCATCCACCCCGGCTTTGGCTTCCTGGCCGAAAACGCGGCTTTCGCCCAGGCCGTCGCCGACGCCGGACTGATCTTCATCGGCCCGTCCCCGGCGGCGATGGCGGCGATGGGCAACAAGCGGGCGGCCAAAGAGCTGGTAACGGCCGCAGGCGTACCGACTGTCCCCGGGTATGGCGGCGCTGATCAGTCCGACGGCCGTTTACAACAAGAAGCAGCGCGCATTGGCTACCCGATATTGGTGAAGGCAGCGGCCGGCGGCGGCGGCAAAGGGATGCGCGCCGTGGCCGACCCGGCTCATCTGGACGACGCCCTGGCTTCCGCCCGGCGCGAAGCGCAGCAGGCGTTTGGCTCCGATGAACTGCTGCTGGAAAAGCTGCTGGTACAGCCGCGCCATATCGAATTTCAGGTGATGGGCGATACACACGGCAATGTTGTCCATCTGGGCGAGCGGGAATGTTCCATCCAACGCCGCCATCAAAAAGTCATTGAGGAGACGCCCTCCCCGGCCCTCACGCCAGAACTGCGGGAAAGGATGGGGGCAACGGCCGTTGCTGCCGCCCAATCCGTCCAGTACACCAACGCCGGGACGGTGGAAATGCTGCTAGACGCCGCGGGCAATTTCTACTTTTTGGAGATGAACACCCGCCTGCAAGTGGAGCATCCCGTCACCGAAATGGTCACCGGGCTGGATTTGGTAGAATGGCAGATTAAAGTGGCCGAAGGCCAGCCGCTGCCGCTGACGCAGGCGAAAATCACGCTGCGCGGCCACGCCATCGAAGCCCGCGTCTACGCCGAAAACCCGGCCAACGACTTTCTGCCGGTAACGGGTGAAATTTTGCTCTGGCGCGAGCCAACTGGCGATGGCGTGCGTGTGGACAGCGGCCTGCTGCCGCAGGACGCTGTCTCCATCCATTACGACCCGATGCTGGCGAAGGTGATTGCGCATGGAGAGGATCGGGCAGCGGCCGTGCGCCGCCTGCTCCGCGCCCTGGAAACCACCACCCTACTGGGTCTGACAACCAATCTCCCCTTTCTGCAAGACATTTTGCGCCACCCCGCCTTCCAATCCGGCGATCTACACACCGGCTTCATCGGCCAACATCTGGCGGAGTGGCAGCCGCCCACTGGCGATGTGGAATTGGCCCTGCTGGCGGCCGCCAGCGCCCAAACCCTTCGCCAGCCACAAACCGTCACCAGCACGACGTTCTGGCGCAACAATCCCAATGCGCCGCAGCGTTATCGGTATACCGTGAACCGTGATCCATTGGTCGTGAACCGTGAAGTGGTTGAGGTGCAGCTTATGCCGCAGCCGCGGCAGGCGAATCGTTTCCAGGCCAAAATCCACATGGGCGACTCTTCTACGGATTACGAATTACGGATGACGGCTTACGGAATACAGAATTCGGAACACGATATGCTGACGCTAACGGTCAACGGCCGTCGCCAAACCCTCCCCCTCATCCTCACCGCCAGCCGGGTCTGGGTACACACCCGCACCGGGGTGGTGGATTTAGAAATCGTGCCCTTGCTGCCCAAACCCCACCCTTCGGCCGAGGCCGGCGGTTCGCTGCGCGCGCCGATGCCCGGCTCGGTGTTGGCTGTGCTGGTGCGGGTGGGCGACCGGGTGACGGAGGGGCAGCCGTTGATGAAGTTGGAAGCGATGAAGATGGAACACACCATCCGCACCGCCGCCGATGGCATTGTCGAGGCGATTTATTTCCGCCCCGGTGACACGGTGGAGGCGGAGGCGCAGTTGTTGAAGATTCGGGACGTGGGCGAAGGGGAGTAA
- a CDS encoding PIN domain-containing protein, with protein MLLLDTDVMIDLMRRYHPALAWLQEAAVVPIALPGLVAMELIQGCRRRDEQQRIENGLRQYPLYWPTQTDCARALADFSNFRLSNGLGLLDALIAETAIGLDVPLVTFNEKHYRIISNLQTIQPYNRL; from the coding sequence ATGCTGCTACTTGATACCGATGTCATGATTGACTTGATGCGCCGTTATCACCCGGCCCTCGCCTGGTTGCAGGAAGCGGCCGTCGTACCGATTGCCTTGCCCGGGCTTGTCGCCATGGAATTGATCCAGGGTTGTCGCCGTCGTGATGAGCAACAGCGAATAGAGAATGGCCTGCGCCAGTATCCACTTTATTGGCCGACCCAAACCGATTGCGCTCGCGCCCTGGCTGATTTTTCCAATTTCCGTTTGAGCAACGGTTTGGGGCTTTTGGATGCGCTGATTGCTGAAACGGCCATTGGTCTGGACGTTCCATTAGTTACCTTCAACGAAAAACATTACCGGATCATTTCTAATTTGCAAACCATCCAGCCATACAATCGGCTTTAA